In Ignavibacteriota bacterium, the DNA window GTTACCAAATCCTGCACAGGACTTCGCCACCGACGTGCTGCCCGCGGGCCTGCGCGTCTGTCATCACGCCCTTGGGCGTGGAGACGATAGTCAACCCGAGCCCGTTGAGGGTGCGGGGCAGCTCGTCCACTCCGGAGTACTTGCGAAGGCCGGGCGTACTGATACGCTCGAGTCCGGATATCGCCGAGCGGCCGTCGGAGTACTTGAGATAAATTTTGATCGCGCCCTGAACCGCGTGCTCAATGACGGAATATCCGGCAATGTAGCCCTGCTCGTACAGGATGTGCGTGATGCTTTTCTTCACCAGCGACGCAGGGATCGTGACCGATTTGTGGCGGGCACGAACGGCATTGCGGATGCGTGTGAGGTAGTCGGCAATCGGGTCTGTCATGGTCTCTTTTCCGTTCCTGGGTTGTTCCGTTCCTGAATGAACCTGCGCTTACCAGCTCGCCTTTCGGACGCCGGGGATCAACCCCTGAAGCGCGAGCTCGCGGAAACAGAGACGGCACAAGCCGAACTTTCTGTAATACGCGCGCGCGCGTCCGCAACGCTGGCAGCGTGTGTACTCCCGGACGGGAAATTTCTGTTTCCGCTTCTGCTTGACTCGCAAGGATAAACGCGCCACGATGAATTCCTCTGTTTAATCCGTATTGGCGATGGATGATGTCAGGCGACTTCCTTTTTCCGGAACGGGAGGCCGAAGGCCTGCAACAAGGCCATTGCTTCCTCGTCGGTCTTCGCCGAGGTCACGATGGTGATGTCCATTCCGAAAATCCGGCTGATCTTGTCGACGTCGATTTCGGGGAAAATGATCTGTTCCTTCACACCGAGCGTGTAATTGCCGCGCCCGTCGAAGGATTTGTCGGACACGCCGCGGAAATCGCGGATGCGCGGGATCGCCGTCCCGATAAAGCGGTCGAGGAATTCATACATGCGCGCGCGACGCAACGTGACGCGCACGCCGATCTGCATACCTTCTCGCAGCTTGAAATTCGAGATGCTCTTTTTCGCCTTCGTGATGACCGGCTTCTGACCACAGATCTGTTCGAGATCGTTCAACGCCTGGTCGAGAAGCTTTGCATCCTGCACTGCGTCACCGACGCCCATGTTCAGGGAGATCTTTTCGAGTTCCGGCACCTGCATCACGCTCGAGTAGCCGAAGCGCTTCATCAGCTCGGGCACGATGGTCGTTTTATACCGCTCGAAGAGACGGGGAGTTCCCGAAGGATCGTCGCCGTGCTCGACCTCTTTCTTCGTCTTTGCCGCGGGTTTTGCCGCAGCGGACTTTTTGTCTTTTTTGGTCTCAGCCATGATCGTAGTCTAGGGATTAGTCGATGGTTTCGCCGCT includes these proteins:
- the rpsH gene encoding 30S ribosomal protein S8, whose protein sequence is MTDPIADYLTRIRNAVRARHKSVTIPASLVKKSITHILYEQGYIAGYSVIEHAVQGAIKIYLKYSDGRSAISGLERISTPGLRKYSGVDELPRTLNGLGLTIVSTPKGVMTDAQARGQHVGGEVLCRIW
- a CDS encoding type Z 30S ribosomal protein S14; the encoded protein is MARLSLRVKQKRKQKFPVREYTRCQRCGRARAYYRKFGLCRLCFRELALQGLIPGVRKASW
- the rplE gene encoding 50S ribosomal protein L5; translation: MAETKKDKKSAAAKPAAKTKKEVEHGDDPSGTPRLFERYKTTIVPELMKRFGYSSVMQVPELEKISLNMGVGDAVQDAKLLDQALNDLEQICGQKPVITKAKKSISNFKLREGMQIGVRVTLRRARMYEFLDRFIGTAIPRIRDFRGVSDKSFDGRGNYTLGVKEQIIFPEIDVDKISRIFGMDITIVTSAKTDEEAMALLQAFGLPFRKKEVA